A single Nycticebus coucang isolate mNycCou1 chromosome 16, mNycCou1.pri, whole genome shotgun sequence DNA region contains:
- the LOC128567820 gene encoding 60S ribosomal protein L23a-like — protein sequence MALKAKKEAPAPPKVEAKAKALKAKKAVLKGIHSHKKKKIRTSPTFQRPKTLRLWRQPKYPRKSAPRRNKLDHYAIIKFPLTTESAMKKIEDNNTLVFIVDVKANKHQIKQAVKKLYDIDVAKVNTLIRPDGEKKAYVRLAPDYDALDVANKIGII from the coding sequence ATGGCGCTGAAAGCgaagaaggaagctcctgcccctcccaaagtggaagccaaagcaaaggcattgaaggccaagaaggcagtgctaaaaggcatccacagccacaaaaaaaagaagatccgtACATCACCCACCTTCCAGCGGCCAAAGACTCTGAGACTCTGGAGGCAGCCCAAATATCCTCGGAAGAGCGcccccaggagaaacaagcttgaccactatgccatcatcaagttccccctgaccacggagtctgccatgaagaagatagaagacaacaacacacttgtgttcattgtggatgtcaaagctaacaagcaccagatcaaacaggctgtgaagaagctttatgacattgacgtggccaaggtcaacaccctgatcaggcctgatggtgagaagaaggcatatgttcgactggctcctgattatgatgctttggatgttgccaacaaaattgggatcatctaa